One window of Penaeus chinensis breed Huanghai No. 1 chromosome 1, ASM1920278v2, whole genome shotgun sequence genomic DNA carries:
- the LOC125034194 gene encoding spore coat protein SP85-like encodes MSMWEHMCVGARLHPPTAAPSNSSAIPQLYHRTVPPSHSSSTPIAPPSHSSTLPQLQHSHNPPSHRSTFPQIHLPTDPPSHSSTFPQLHPPTAPPSHSSNTPTLHPPTAPTLPQPNPPTPPTLPHSHTPTAPSSHSSTLPQLHPPTAPPQLLEYSLCQPLKCIRTVFLPSDGRRLAIARGHPRAGL; translated from the exons ATGTCTATGTGggagcatatgtgtgtgggtgcacgt CTTCACCCTCCCACAGCTGCGCCTTCCAACAGCTCTGCGATTCCACAGCTCTACCATCGCACAGTTCCACCTTCCCACAGTTCCAGCACTCCCATagctccaccctcccacagctccaccctcccacagctccaaCACTCCCACA ATCCACCTTCCCACAGATCCACCTTCCCACAGATCCACCTTCCCACAGATCCACCTTCCCACAGCTCCAccttcccacagctccaccctcccacagctccaccctcccacagctccaaCACTCCCACA ctccaccctcccacagctccaaCACTCCCACAGCCCAACCCTCCCACACCTCCAACACTCCCACA ctcccacACTCCCACAGCCCCATcttcccacagctccaccctcccacagctccaccctcccacagctcccccaCAGCTCCTTGAGTActccctctgccagcctctcAAATGCATTCGAACTGTTTTCCTGCCGAGCGATGGCCGACGTCTGGCGATCGCTCGTGGCCATCCCCGCGCCGGGCTGTAA